In one window of Candidatus Binatia bacterium DNA:
- a CDS encoding DUF4326 domain-containing protein has translation MVNGEWMVSAARVWQLLTDILPTEYGTRPGFWAMLAVTNVVFDADTSAQLARRIRAQHRRCWRNAALAVSHLGRGAHYVEGWVVTAGPVPYVIEHGWCEFDGRVIDPTYAPHVTPEPPPVAYYAGGSFTPAQAEKALLHKLPIVLEHERSSHWRAFEWAWRDATRRARLESRPPARVVHCRREPFDVFIGRPTQWANPFHIGVHGTREQVIAQFCRRVVRHPGLLRAVWNLRGYRLGCRCWPRPCHGDVLAELANVEHVGEGQLLVRWLEGFRLPIPDVARHE, from the coding sequence ATGGTGAATGGCGAATGGATGGTAAGTGCGGCGCGGGTGTGGCAACTCTTGACTGACATCTTGCCAACGGAGTATGGAACGCGCCCGGGGTTTTGGGCCATGCTGGCGGTGACGAATGTTGTCTTCGACGCGGATACTTCGGCGCAGCTAGCGCGCCGCATCCGCGCGCAGCATCGGCGCTGTTGGCGCAACGCCGCGCTGGCGGTGAGCCATCTCGGGCGCGGCGCGCATTACGTCGAGGGTTGGGTGGTGACGGCTGGTCCGGTCCCGTACGTCATCGAGCACGGTTGGTGCGAGTTCGACGGGCGTGTGATCGATCCCACCTATGCTCCGCACGTCACACCCGAGCCCCCGCCAGTGGCCTACTATGCCGGCGGGTCGTTCACGCCCGCGCAGGCGGAAAAGGCGCTGTTGCACAAGCTGCCGATCGTGCTGGAACACGAGCGCTCTTCCCACTGGCGGGCTTTCGAGTGGGCGTGGCGCGATGCCACGCGGCGCGCGCGGCTGGAAAGTCGGCCGCCAGCCCGCGTCGTCCACTGCCGGCGTGAACCCTTCGATGTGTTTATCGGCCGGCCGACGCAATGGGCGAATCCGTTTCACATCGGTGTTCATGGCACGCGGGAGCAGGTGATCGCGCAGTTCTGTCGGCGCGTTGTGCGCCACCCGGGGCTGTTGCGCGCAGTGTGGAATTTGCGCGGCTATCGCTTGGGCTGCCGCTGCTGGCCGCGGCCCTGCCACGGCGACGTGCTTGCAGAGTTGGCCAACGTGGAGCATGTAGGCGAGGGGCAACTTTTGGTCAGGTGGCTCGAAGGGTTTCGGCTGCCGATACCCGACGTTGCCAGGCACGAATAA
- a CDS encoding DUF99 family protein, with the protein MRRLSNTVGFDDAPFHRRQAGRVPVVGAVFASTRLDGVLLGSVERDGDDATDVFGRLVRESRFYEHIQVVLLQGVTFAGFNVVDVPTLSSELHRPVLVVARRQPNWDKLRRALWEKVPQGRGKWQCLERLGPMEPLAGVYVQRWNLSLDEAQQLLARTTLWGRLPEPLRVAHLIAGALGRGESRGGA; encoded by the coding sequence GTGCGGCGGCTTTCCAACACGGTGGGCTTCGACGACGCCCCCTTCCATCGGCGGCAGGCCGGACGGGTGCCCGTGGTCGGTGCGGTGTTCGCGTCGACCCGACTCGACGGGGTCTTGTTGGGTTCCGTGGAGCGGGACGGCGACGATGCCACCGACGTGTTCGGGCGGCTGGTGCGCGAGTCGCGCTTTTACGAGCACATCCAGGTGGTCCTCCTGCAGGGGGTGACGTTTGCGGGTTTCAACGTCGTGGACGTGCCCACCCTGAGCAGCGAGCTGCACCGCCCTGTGTTGGTGGTGGCCCGGCGGCAGCCCAACTGGGACAAACTGCGCCGCGCCTTGTGGGAGAAAGTGCCTCAGGGGCGCGGCAAATGGCAATGCCTGGAACGCTTGGGGCCGATGGAACCGCTCGCTGGAGTTTACGTGCAGCGCTGGAACTTATCGCTCGACGAGGCTCAGCAGTTGTTGGCACGCACGACTCTCTGGGGCCGCCTGCCTGAGCCTTTGCGCGTGGCGCATCTGATTGCGGGAGCGCTCGGCCGGGGCGAGAGCCGCGGCGGCGCGTGA
- a CDS encoding DoxX family protein has protein sequence MSPIKRALLWVMGVFYIVAGTMHFVSPDTYMPMMPPYLPWHRELIFLSGVAEVLCGVGVLWPPTRRLAAWATILLLIAVFPANIHIAWNNVPLFGRSEGAGVWNWVRLPFQAVLILWAYWYTRPDDTPEASAAAHSP, from the coding sequence ATGAGCCCCATCAAGCGCGCCCTGCTGTGGGTCATGGGCGTCTTTTACATCGTGGCAGGCACGATGCACTTCGTGTCGCCGGACACGTACATGCCCATGATGCCGCCGTACTTGCCTTGGCACCGCGAGCTGATTTTCCTCTCCGGAGTTGCCGAGGTGTTGTGCGGCGTGGGCGTGCTGTGGCCGCCGACCCGACGACTGGCCGCGTGGGCGACGATCTTGCTGCTGATCGCGGTATTCCCCGCCAACATCCACATTGCGTGGAACAACGTGCCGCTGTTCGGCCGCAGCGAAGGAGCTGGAGTTTGGAATTGGGTGCGGCTGCCGTTTCAAGCCGTGCTGATCTTATGGGCGTACTGGTACACGCGTCCGGACGACACCCCCGAGGCCTCTGCTGCCGCGCATTCTCCGTGA
- a CDS encoding cation diffusion facilitator family transporter, whose translation MSSNGHLGGAAVDKNWTVAPHPTKPSSAALSRALVLTASFCAVEAAAGWWVNSLALLSDAGHMLSDVAALAIALLASWVARRPPTESKTFGYHRIEIVAAFVNGLAMWLVVGLIWHEAYRRLWSPPAVLAAGMIPVAALGLAVNAAVLWMLHRGPVGNLNVRAAIVHVFGDALGSLSALAAGLAMWAFGWQWADAVAGLCIGALILYSSWEIVRESLDILMMGTPRELSLGEIERTLLDFPGVLEVHDLHVWTMTSGMYELTAHLVVRNDVTHRALIEHVQTVLRDRFGITHMTLQLDPEDACAEEFRRHARTAG comes from the coding sequence GTGAGTAGCAACGGCCACCTTGGCGGCGCAGCCGTCGACAAGAACTGGACCGTGGCACCCCATCCCACCAAGCCTAGCTCAGCGGCGCTCAGCCGGGCGCTGGTGCTGACTGCGAGCTTTTGCGCCGTCGAGGCTGCCGCCGGGTGGTGGGTGAACAGTTTGGCCTTGCTTTCCGATGCCGGCCACATGCTGTCCGACGTGGCTGCGCTGGCGATCGCATTGTTGGCCTCGTGGGTTGCCAGGCGCCCACCAACCGAGAGCAAAACCTTCGGGTACCATCGCATCGAAATCGTCGCCGCGTTCGTCAACGGGTTGGCCATGTGGCTCGTGGTGGGCTTGATTTGGCACGAAGCCTACCGCCGCTTGTGGTCGCCTCCGGCCGTGCTCGCCGCCGGGATGATTCCGGTTGCCGCACTCGGCTTGGCGGTCAACGCAGCCGTGTTGTGGATGCTCCACCGCGGACCGGTGGGCAACTTGAACGTGCGCGCAGCCATCGTCCACGTGTTCGGCGACGCCTTGGGCTCGCTCAGCGCACTTGCGGCGGGCCTGGCGATGTGGGCCTTTGGTTGGCAGTGGGCCGACGCTGTGGCGGGCCTCTGCATCGGCGCGCTGATCTTGTACAGCTCGTGGGAGATCGTGCGAGAGTCGTTGGACATCCTCATGATGGGCACGCCGCGCGAGCTCTCCCTCGGCGAAATCGAGCGGACGTTATTGGACTTCCCCGGCGTGCTGGAAGTGCACGATTTACATGTGTGGACGATGACGTCCGGCATGTACGAGCTCACCGCGCACCTAGTAGTTCGTAACGACGTGACGCATCGGGCATTGATCGAACACGTGCAAACCGTGCTCCGCGATCGCTTCGGGATTACCCACATGACCTTGCAACTCGACCCGGAAGACGCCTGCGCCGAAGAATTCCGCCGCCACGCCCGCACCGCCGGCTGA
- the mfd gene encoding transcription-repair coupling factor: MATDHVDFEQAYKRVAALGHGGGDASVVRVQGMRGGARSFFLRAVARASSRPLLVVTENPTAAEALFDELSWWLGETETLSPTDRRVHLLPAYDAPPLEELSPTPEVVAQRVHALYQLLHGRAPLVVAPVEALLRKVPPREAARARWRYLVPGDELDRDTLARELVRWGYRRVELVEDRGDFAVRGGIVDIFPVAYALPVRIQLDGDEITELHHFDPASQRSLKPCADLLLLPMREFDTERMFHPAVLRAVEERAFAAEVSREERLRLVAGLESGIAFPGMERLLPLAYDTPLEPVSAYLPPDVLLCFDGPAAIELAVEAAAEDIRKRAAAKVEANQFLLDPELLYLDAKQWRELFGSQPRVELEALEMLVAAEGAPLLTVASHGVREARVERVAGRREVTFAPAAARIRDWLREGYQVVAVVHQSLQATRLRNLLENHGITVVQAPSLEEALSAPRQHAVVFVFGHLSTGFRLPDLKLVFLSEGEMLGGDRQRRRSQRIDVGQLLRNLSELKPGDHVVHLDYGVGRYCGLVHLKINGIENDYLHLEYAGNDRLYLPVEQIGLLQKYIGADASPPPLDKLGSTRWARVKQKTKEAILAMAKDLIDIYAHREAMQRKPYPPPDAYYRQFEAAFPFEETEDQLRAIEDVLADMQKPKPMDRLVCGDVGFGKTEVAMRAAFLAVMDGRQVAVLVPTTVLAQQHLNTFRKRFEGYPVRIEMLSRFHSAKENAAVIAGLKDGSVDIVVGTHRLLQNDVGFRQLGLLIIDEEHRFGVRHKEKIKQMRKLVDCLTLTATPIPRTLQMAFLGIRDLSVIETPPVDRLAVRTYVTRYDEQVIREALLREKARGGQAFFVHNRVESIEIRARQLRQLVPECSFVVAHGQMNEHELERVMTDFVERRFDVLVCSAIIESGLDIPTANTIIIDRADHFGLAQLYQLRGRVGRSHERAFAYLLVPGEQLITREAQMRLRALQELDDLGGGFRLATTDLEIRGAGNLLGKQQSGQIAAVGFELYQQMLAEAVHELRGETVEQDIEPELQLGISAFIPGWYIADENQRLVFYRRLAQAHSRKELDALAAELQDRYGPLPPEVDSLLGVMDLRRVLKVHKVQRVKVAGEHVLLQFHPQADVDVDRLIALVRTGKGRFSIPADFQLSFQARNRDSDGLLAEIEEVVEQVTGSLREKLEGTYA, from the coding sequence ATGGCTACGGATCACGTCGATTTTGAGCAGGCATACAAACGGGTGGCAGCGCTCGGCCATGGCGGTGGCGATGCGTCCGTCGTCCGCGTGCAGGGGATGCGCGGTGGGGCGCGGAGTTTTTTCCTGCGCGCAGTAGCGCGGGCGTCAAGCCGCCCGCTGTTGGTCGTGACGGAAAACCCGACGGCCGCGGAGGCACTGTTCGACGAGCTTTCCTGGTGGCTCGGGGAAACGGAAACACTGAGTCCAACCGATCGCCGCGTGCATCTCCTCCCGGCGTACGATGCTCCGCCCCTCGAGGAACTCTCGCCCACGCCCGAGGTGGTGGCGCAGCGGGTACACGCGCTGTACCAGCTCTTGCACGGCAGGGCGCCGCTGGTGGTGGCCCCTGTGGAAGCGCTGTTGCGCAAGGTGCCGCCACGCGAGGCGGCCCGTGCCCGCTGGCGCTATCTCGTTCCGGGCGACGAACTCGATCGCGATACACTGGCGCGGGAGCTCGTGCGCTGGGGCTACCGGCGTGTGGAACTGGTTGAAGATCGGGGCGATTTTGCCGTGCGCGGGGGCATCGTCGACATCTTTCCCGTTGCCTATGCGCTGCCGGTGCGCATCCAGTTGGACGGCGACGAGATCACCGAACTCCACCACTTCGACCCCGCCTCGCAGCGCTCGCTGAAACCCTGTGCGGACCTCCTGCTGCTCCCTATGCGGGAGTTCGATACTGAGCGCATGTTTCATCCCGCGGTGCTCCGCGCCGTCGAAGAACGTGCCTTTGCTGCCGAAGTGAGCCGCGAGGAACGGCTGCGGTTGGTGGCCGGCTTGGAGAGCGGCATTGCGTTCCCAGGTATGGAGCGCTTGCTGCCACTCGCTTACGATACCCCGCTCGAACCCGTGTCGGCATATTTGCCGCCAGACGTGCTGCTGTGCTTTGACGGCCCGGCCGCGATCGAGCTTGCCGTCGAAGCCGCGGCGGAAGACATTCGCAAACGCGCCGCCGCCAAGGTGGAAGCCAACCAGTTTCTCTTGGATCCCGAGCTCTTGTACCTCGATGCCAAACAGTGGCGCGAACTCTTTGGCTCGCAGCCGCGGGTGGAGCTTGAAGCGCTGGAGATGTTGGTTGCCGCCGAGGGCGCGCCGTTGCTCACCGTTGCCTCTCACGGTGTGCGGGAAGCGCGCGTGGAGCGAGTTGCGGGTCGCCGCGAAGTCACGTTTGCTCCAGCGGCGGCGCGCATCCGCGATTGGTTGCGCGAGGGCTACCAGGTCGTTGCCGTGGTGCACCAAAGCTTGCAGGCCACGCGCTTGCGCAATTTGCTCGAGAATCACGGCATCACCGTGGTGCAGGCGCCGTCGCTCGAGGAGGCATTGTCAGCACCGCGTCAACACGCAGTGGTGTTCGTCTTCGGCCATTTGAGCACGGGCTTTCGCTTGCCCGACTTGAAACTGGTTTTCCTCAGCGAAGGGGAAATGCTGGGTGGCGATCGCCAGCGGCGGCGCAGCCAGCGCATCGACGTCGGCCAACTGCTGCGCAACTTGAGCGAGCTCAAGCCGGGCGACCATGTGGTGCACCTTGACTACGGCGTGGGCCGCTACTGCGGCCTGGTCCACCTTAAGATCAACGGCATCGAGAACGATTACTTGCACCTCGAATATGCCGGGAACGACCGGCTCTACCTCCCCGTCGAGCAAATCGGGTTGCTGCAAAAGTACATCGGGGCCGACGCCTCGCCGCCGCCGCTGGACAAGCTCGGCAGCACCCGTTGGGCGCGGGTCAAACAGAAGACCAAGGAAGCGATCCTGGCGATGGCCAAGGATCTCATCGACATTTACGCCCACCGTGAAGCGATGCAGCGCAAGCCCTACCCGCCGCCGGATGCCTACTACCGCCAGTTCGAAGCCGCGTTTCCCTTCGAGGAAACCGAAGACCAACTGCGCGCCATCGAGGATGTGCTGGCCGATATGCAAAAGCCGAAACCGATGGACCGCTTAGTCTGCGGCGACGTCGGCTTTGGCAAAACCGAAGTGGCCATGCGGGCCGCCTTCCTCGCCGTGATGGATGGCCGCCAAGTGGCCGTGCTCGTGCCCACCACCGTTCTCGCGCAACAGCACTTGAACACCTTCCGCAAACGCTTCGAGGGTTATCCGGTGCGGATCGAGATGCTCTCGCGCTTTCATTCGGCGAAGGAAAATGCCGCAGTGATTGCCGGCTTGAAAGACGGCAGCGTGGACATCGTGGTGGGCACGCACCGGCTCTTGCAAAACGACGTGGGCTTTCGCCAACTCGGCTTGCTCATCATCGACGAGGAGCACCGCTTTGGGGTGCGACACAAGGAAAAGATCAAGCAAATGCGCAAACTCGTCGACTGCCTCACACTCACCGCCACCCCAATTCCGCGTACCTTGCAGATGGCTTTTCTCGGAATCCGCGATCTCTCGGTAATAGAAACTCCGCCGGTCGACCGTCTCGCGGTGCGCACCTACGTCACCCGGTACGACGAGCAAGTCATTCGCGAAGCACTGCTGCGCGAAAAGGCGCGCGGCGGGCAAGCGTTTTTCGTGCATAACCGCGTAGAGTCGATCGAGATTCGCGCGCGCCAGCTCCGCCAACTGGTGCCGGAGTGTTCCTTCGTGGTCGCGCACGGGCAGATGAACGAGCATGAACTCGAGCGGGTGATGACCGACTTTGTCGAGCGCCGCTTCGATGTGCTTGTGTGCTCGGCGATCATCGAATCGGGCTTGGACATTCCCACCGCCAACACGATCATTATCGACCGAGCGGACCATTTCGGCCTCGCCCAGCTCTACCAGCTCCGGGGGCGGGTGGGCCGCTCGCACGAGCGCGCCTTCGCCTATCTTCTCGTCCCGGGCGAGCAGCTCATTACGCGCGAGGCACAAATGCGGCTGCGCGCGCTGCAAGAACTCGACGACCTCGGAGGCGGCTTCCGATTAGCCACAACGGATTTGGAAATCCGTGGTGCTGGCAACTTGCTGGGGAAACAGCAGTCCGGGCAAATCGCTGCTGTGGGGTTCGAACTTTACCAGCAAATGCTTGCAGAAGCGGTGCACGAACTGCGCGGCGAAACCGTGGAGCAGGACATCGAGCCCGAACTCCAACTGGGAATCAGTGCCTTCATTCCCGGGTGGTACATTGCCGATGAAAACCAGCGCTTGGTGTTTTATCGCCGGCTCGCCCAAGCGCACAGCCGCAAGGAACTCGACGCGCTCGCCGCCGAGTTGCAAGACCGCTACGGGCCTTTGCCCCCCGAGGTGGATTCGTTGCTGGGGGTGATGGATTTGCGCCGGGTTTTGAAAGTGCACAAAGTGCAACGCGTGAAAGTTGCCGGCGAGCACGTGTTGCTGCAGTTCCACCCGCAAGCGGATGTCGATGTCGACCGTTTGATCGCCCTCGTACGTACCGGCAAAGGCCGCTTCAGCATTCCGGCCGATTTTCAGTTGAGTTTCCAAGCCCGCAATCGCGATAGCGATGGGCTATTGGCGGAAATTGAAGAGGTGGTCGAGCAAGTGACCGGAAGCCTGCGCGAGAAACTGGAGGGAACGTATGCGTAA
- a CDS encoding tetratricopeptide repeat protein, with protein sequence MPSAEELYDQAVDCVAAGDLDAAIDHYRAAIALDPNFADAWEGLSMALADQGLWDEAIAAAEKAVELAPEEQLAYTNLSRICQRAGKIAEAEAWAAKARVLDWKRQLREGGE encoded by the coding sequence ATGCCGAGCGCCGAAGAACTTTATGATCAGGCCGTAGACTGCGTTGCTGCAGGCGACCTGGACGCCGCGATCGACCACTACCGCGCTGCGATCGCGTTGGATCCCAACTTCGCTGACGCTTGGGAAGGGCTATCCATGGCCCTGGCAGATCAGGGCCTGTGGGACGAGGCCATTGCGGCTGCGGAAAAGGCTGTCGAGCTCGCTCCGGAAGAGCAGCTTGCGTACACAAACCTGTCGCGCATTTGCCAGCGCGCGGGGAAAATTGCCGAGGCTGAAGCCTGGGCCGCAAAAGCCCGCGTGTTGGATTGGAAGCGACAGTTGCGCGAAGGCGGTGAGTAG
- a CDS encoding M1 family metallopeptidase: MGDKNFRLPRNVWPRRYGLSIVADLQRWQFQGNVQIDVQVSEPCTRVYLHAVDLQIEAVQAFWGGTWHSASRVEADADAEVIAIDFVEPLPVGSPRLDLAFRGEILARLRGFYRSEKDGLRYAATQFEAADARRAFPCFDEPEFKARFAVTLVVPAGTVAISNGPEISRRQRADGRLEFRFAETPPISSYLVAWCIGPFEATPLEFTPTGVPVRVWLPRGMAEKGAYALAAHAQSLAYLEDYTGIPYPYAKVDAIGVPDFEAGAMENPGAITYRLTVIAADPERASLPTRKAIFSTAAHELTHMWWGDLVTMAWWDDLWLNESFATFVGSKVTADLNPQWNFWRDFVAALQRPFQLDSLVTTHPISFPVANAKQATERFDVITYWKGAAVVRMIENFLGAENFQKGVRAYLQRHREANATAEDFWRELSTASGQPVAELARSWIRAPGHPILELRTTVQTDGIQVSGKQQRFFADPAQAETGHTTEWVIPVVWKYGTDRGIREHREVWRGATASVHLPGARWFYPNGSAAGFYRFLLDDAALHALVPAIQQGLAPHERLNLLDNQFALLRAARVSVAAYFRLLDGFRAETDRAVVSLMIDQLSWLWLHVIDDEFEPTFASFVEQLLRPQWESLGWELRPTESEDDRLRRAALLAALGSIARVASIRQEARARLERYWQDRQSLDPNLVTAVVNVAAIEGDRTLYERYLERKHQFAHEPEEEYRFLMALASFEHPALVQRTLELALSDEVRAQDRPFLLGALLGRRKARPAAWKFVRARWQTLTELLDPMLLQNLIRALGQVTYEPAATEVCSFLQDHVRDETRETTAQVCEQLRLDAAIVARLRAELPKALGATTQ, translated from the coding sequence ATGGGAGACAAAAACTTTCGCCTACCCCGGAACGTCTGGCCCCGGCGGTACGGGCTCTCGATCGTGGCGGATCTGCAACGCTGGCAGTTTCAAGGTAACGTGCAAATTGACGTGCAGGTCTCCGAACCCTGTACCCGCGTGTATCTCCACGCCGTCGATTTGCAGATCGAAGCCGTGCAGGCCTTTTGGGGCGGCACTTGGCACTCGGCGAGCCGCGTGGAAGCCGATGCCGATGCCGAGGTGATCGCCATCGACTTTGTGGAGCCGTTGCCGGTGGGATCGCCCCGGCTGGATCTCGCCTTTCGCGGAGAGATCCTGGCTCGCTTGCGCGGCTTCTACCGTTCGGAGAAAGATGGCCTGCGCTACGCTGCCACGCAGTTCGAAGCGGCCGACGCACGCCGTGCGTTCCCGTGCTTCGATGAGCCGGAGTTCAAGGCGCGTTTTGCCGTCACGCTGGTCGTGCCCGCGGGCACGGTGGCAATCAGTAACGGACCGGAAATCTCTCGCCGCCAGCGTGCGGACGGGCGGTTGGAGTTTCGCTTCGCAGAGACGCCGCCGATTTCGTCTTACCTCGTGGCTTGGTGTATCGGCCCCTTCGAAGCGACACCGTTGGAGTTCACCCCCACCGGTGTGCCGGTGCGCGTGTGGTTGCCGCGGGGAATGGCGGAAAAGGGCGCATACGCGCTGGCCGCGCACGCGCAGTCGCTCGCGTACCTCGAGGACTACACCGGCATTCCGTACCCCTACGCCAAAGTCGACGCCATTGGCGTGCCGGATTTTGAGGCCGGTGCCATGGAAAACCCGGGGGCGATCACTTACCGGCTCACGGTGATTGCCGCCGACCCCGAGCGCGCCTCGCTGCCCACGCGCAAGGCGATTTTTTCCACCGCGGCTCACGAGCTCACGCACATGTGGTGGGGAGACTTGGTGACCATGGCTTGGTGGGATGACCTCTGGCTCAACGAGTCGTTCGCCACCTTCGTGGGCTCGAAGGTTACCGCCGACTTGAACCCCCAGTGGAACTTCTGGCGGGACTTTGTTGCTGCCTTGCAGCGCCCCTTCCAACTCGACTCCCTCGTGACCACCCACCCGATCTCCTTCCCGGTAGCGAATGCGAAGCAAGCGACAGAGCGGTTCGATGTTATCACCTACTGGAAAGGCGCCGCAGTGGTGCGCATGATCGAGAACTTTCTCGGTGCCGAGAACTTCCAAAAGGGGGTGCGCGCGTACCTGCAACGGCACCGCGAGGCGAATGCCACCGCCGAGGACTTTTGGCGCGAGCTCAGCACGGCGTCGGGTCAGCCGGTTGCGGAATTGGCCCGGTCGTGGATCCGCGCGCCCGGGCACCCGATCCTCGAACTCCGCACCACCGTTCAAACCGATGGAATTCAAGTGAGCGGGAAACAGCAGCGCTTCTTTGCTGACCCCGCTCAAGCAGAAACCGGCCACACCACGGAGTGGGTGATTCCGGTTGTGTGGAAGTACGGCACTGATCGTGGAATCCGCGAGCACCGCGAGGTGTGGCGGGGAGCGACGGCGTCGGTCCACCTCCCCGGTGCACGCTGGTTCTACCCCAATGGCAGTGCCGCAGGATTTTACCGCTTCTTGCTCGACGATGCTGCCTTGCACGCCCTCGTCCCAGCAATTCAACAGGGATTGGCACCGCACGAGCGCCTGAACTTGCTCGATAACCAGTTTGCCCTCTTGCGCGCGGCACGAGTCAGCGTCGCGGCCTACTTCCGCTTGCTCGACGGCTTCCGCGCGGAAACCGATCGCGCGGTGGTGAGCTTGATGATCGATCAGCTCAGTTGGCTCTGGCTGCACGTGATCGACGACGAATTCGAACCCACCTTTGCCAGCTTCGTGGAGCAACTCTTGCGGCCACAATGGGAGAGTTTGGGCTGGGAGCTGCGACCCACGGAAAGCGAGGACGACCGTTTGCGGCGCGCGGCGTTGCTTGCCGCCCTCGGCTCCATCGCTCGGGTCGCCTCCATCCGGCAAGAAGCGCGCGCACGGCTGGAGCGGTACTGGCAGGACCGGCAGTCGCTCGACCCGAATCTGGTGACGGCGGTGGTCAACGTCGCCGCCATTGAGGGCGACCGCACGCTCTACGAGCGGTATCTCGAGCGCAAGCACCAATTTGCCCACGAACCCGAGGAAGAGTACCGCTTCCTGATGGCTCTGGCGTCGTTCGAACATCCGGCTCTCGTCCAACGCACGCTGGAACTCGCGCTCAGTGACGAAGTGCGCGCACAAGATCGCCCGTTCTTGCTCGGTGCCCTGCTCGGCCGCCGTAAGGCACGACCGGCCGCTTGGAAATTCGTGCGCGCGCGGTGGCAGACGCTGACGGAACTCCTCGACCCAATGCTGCTGCAGAACCTCATCCGTGCACTCGGGCAAGTGACGTACGAGCCGGCAGCGACGGAGGTGTGTTCCTTCCTCCAAGACCATGTGCGCGACGAAACCCGCGAAACGACCGCACAGGTGTGCGAACAGCTTCGCCTCGATGCCGCCATCGTGGCCCGCTTGCGTGCTGAACTCCCGAAGGCACTGGGCGCGACAACGCAGTAA
- a CDS encoding methyltransferase domain-containing protein, producing the protein MHIVNTDQAEYWNSEAGEKWVRYQRLLDAQIGPLGREAMDLARVSPGERVVDVGCGCGHTSIELAQRVSPGGHVLGIDLSTPMLDRARERADAEGVENVTFVRGDAQSYPFPPRKFDLVFSRFGVMFFADAVAAFRNLLAASRPGARLAFVCWQAVTENPWMAVPLMAALQHLPNAELPNPDAPGPFAFADADKVRRILSAAGYENLEFHTVRRELLIGAGEPLEGAVEFLLQMGPTGKLLKEADGELRRRVAESVREALKPYETEDGVRMLGTAWIVTAIAPR; encoded by the coding sequence ATGCACATCGTAAACACCGATCAAGCGGAGTACTGGAACAGCGAAGCGGGCGAGAAGTGGGTGCGGTACCAGCGGCTCTTGGATGCCCAAATCGGCCCACTCGGACGCGAGGCCATGGACCTTGCGCGGGTCAGCCCGGGAGAACGCGTGGTCGACGTTGGCTGTGGTTGTGGCCACACCTCGATCGAGCTGGCGCAGCGCGTGAGCCCGGGCGGACATGTACTCGGCATCGATCTCTCCACGCCCATGCTGGACCGCGCCCGCGAGCGGGCCGATGCCGAAGGGGTAGAGAATGTCACCTTCGTGCGCGGCGACGCGCAAAGCTATCCCTTCCCGCCGCGCAAGTTCGATCTCGTGTTCTCACGCTTCGGGGTGATGTTCTTTGCCGACGCTGTAGCTGCCTTTCGCAACTTGCTTGCAGCCTCGCGGCCCGGCGCACGTTTGGCGTTTGTGTGTTGGCAGGCGGTGACGGAAAACCCGTGGATGGCCGTTCCCCTGATGGCCGCGCTGCAGCATTTGCCCAACGCGGAGCTGCCTAACCCCGATGCGCCCGGGCCGTTTGCCTTTGCCGATGCTGACAAGGTGCGCCGCATCCTGAGCGCAGCCGGCTATGAAAACCTCGAGTTCCACACCGTGCGGCGCGAGCTCCTCATCGGTGCCGGGGAACCCTTGGAGGGGGCGGTTGAATTCTTATTGCAAATGGGGCCGACCGGAAAACTCCTCAAAGAAGCCGATGGCGAACTTCGCCGGCGTGTAGCGGAGAGCGTGCGCGAGGCCCTAAAACCGTACGAAACCGAGGACGGCGTGCGGATGTTAGGCACGGCATGGATCGTCACCGCCATCGCCCCTCGTTGA